In Candidatus Melainabacteria bacterium RIFOXYA2_FULL_32_9, the genomic stretch GCTATTTGATATAAAGTTTTAAATCTATCTTCAGAAAGTGCTTCTCTGTTTATTACTCGTTCTTTCTGTCTTAACTTTGTGACTTGCTTTTCAAGTTCAGCTTTCTTGCTCTGAGTTTCTTTCAAAAGCGCAACAAGTCCGTTTAATTGTCTTTCAACAGGCAATAAAGATCTTTCTGCTAAAATATGCTTTTTAGTTTGTGTTGATATGATTAAGCCCAGAATTAAGAAGAGAACTCCCATAACAGTTAAATAACCCATATTCTGGATTGTAAAAAATTTTTTCTGTTCTTTTTCACTCATTATATAAAATAAACTTTCTAGTTTTTACCCAAGATCACCTTTATATTTAATAACAGATATAGTACATTGGTTAAGATAAAGCAAGTAAATAATAATTATAGTAATCTTATTAAATAACTGTTTTAAGAGACTTTTAGATTGGGTAAAAAATTATGATTGATGTTAATTTGTTTATAAATAAAGCAGAAAAAAAATTGTTAGAAATCTTTGAAGAACTGGAAATTATCAGGGATTTAAATCAGGCTAAAGTATTAAAAGCTTTTCAAGATAATAGAATCGGCGAAGAGCATTTTGCAAGTGTAAGTGGTTATGGTCATGATGATCTTGGCAGAGAAGCAATAGACAAGGTTTATGCTCAGGTTTTTAATTGTGAAGCTGCTATAGTCAGGAATCAGTTTGTCTCAGGCACACATGCTATAGCCTGTGCACTTTTTGGAGTATTAGGACCAGGAGATAAATTAGTCTCAATTGCGGGTGCTCCATATGATACGCTTGAAGAAGTTATTGGAAAAAGGGGTAATATTAAAGCCTCATTAAAAGGGCATGGGGTAGATTATGAGGAAATTCCATTAAAAAACGAGACAGAAATCGATCTTGATGCCATTGCAAATACCATAAATGAAAAAACAACTATGGTAACAATTCAAAGATCTCGAGGATATAGCTTAAGAAAGCCTATTGATATCGAGACAATGACTGAGATTATTGAAATTGTAAAAACAAAAAACCCCGATTGTATATGTTTTGTTGATAATTGCTATGGCGAATTTACTGAAGCTTATGAACCTACTGATGTAGGAGCAGATTTAATGGCCGGATCCTTAATAAAAAATCCCGGAGGTGGAATCGTAGAAGCAGGTGGTTATATAGTAGGAAGGAAAGACCTTGTAGAGCTTGCGGCAATGCGTCTTACTGCTCCTGGAATTGGCTCAAAAGGCGGAGCAATGTTCAACCAGTCAAGATTGATTTTACAAGGGTTTTTTATGGCGCCAAGTATTGTTTTTGAAGCATTAAAAGGTTCAATTCTTGCTTCGCGGGTATTTATGGATCTTGGTTACAAAACTACTCCAAGACCTGATGACATTAGAACAGACATAATTCAGGCTATTCAGCTTGACGCTCCTGAGAGATTAGTAAAATTCTGCAAGGCTTTACAGTTTAACAGCCCGGTTAACTCACACCTTACTCCGATACCATGTGATGTTCCGGGTTATGATGATGAAATTGTTATGGCTGGAGGAACTTTTATAGAAGGTTCAACAATAGAGCTTTCAGCAGACGGGCCATTAAGAGAGCCTTACGTGGCATATTTACAGGGTGGATTAAATTATGCCCATGTAAAACTGGCTTTAAAAGGAATTCTAGAACAATTAGATATCCACGAGCCTATTTAGTTTTTAGCTCTTTATTATCATTGTATCAATAATTCAATATAAGAAAGATTTTGATAGCTAATAAACACGGATTTTGTGGTTTATTCTCTTATATATAAACCAGATTACAGAAAATTAAATAGTCAAATTGTTGCATCGGGAGACTTGAGCTATAATTAAAATAGTAATTTTCCTGTTTTAATATTATGAATTTTGGTTATATTCTACATAAATGATTAAGATAATAAAAAGATGTATATTAAATTACGATTTTTTATTTTTTATTGTATCGAATTTATATGGACTTATTAATGGTTTTAAACAAGTTACAATAAATAAAAATGAAGTTTGCATAATAGAAAAAAATAAAAAATTTATACTCTCTTATTATACTAGGGTTTATGCTTTTGATGTTATTAGAGAATTTAACTATTACACAAGCTCAGTTGAAGGAATATTAAAACATAATTTATATGAATATAATTTTTCAAAACCTGCTTTACATAAAATTCCAAATAAAAATATAGATTTTTATTATACTTTCTTACCAGAAGGTATTGAGACTAATGATATTTATTTAAAGTATTTAGATATCAAGAGTGGGGATTATATATTAGATCTAGAGGCATATTGAGGATTATCAACTTATACGTTTTCAAAAGCAGTAGGAGATGAGGGTTTAGTGATATCAGTTGAATCNNNNNNNNNNNNNNNNNNNNNNNNNNNNNNNNNNNNNNNNNNNNNNNNNNNNNNNNNNNNNNNNNNNNNNNNNNNNNNNNNNNNNNNNNNNNNNNNNNNNNNNNNNNNNNNNNNNNNNNNNNNNNNNNNNNNNNNNNNNNNNNNNNNNNNNNNNNNNNNNNNN encodes the following:
- a CDS encoding aluminum resistance family protein, which codes for MIDVNLFINKAEKKLLEIFEELEIIRDLNQAKVLKAFQDNRIGEEHFASVSGYGHDDLGREAIDKVYAQVFNCEAAIVRNQFVSGTHAIACALFGVLGPGDKLVSIAGAPYDTLEEVIGKRGNIKASLKGHGVDYEEIPLKNETEIDLDAIANTINEKTTMVTIQRSRGYSLRKPIDIETMTEIIEIVKTKNPDCICFVDNCYGEFTEAYEPTDVGADLMAGSLIKNPGGGIVEAGGYIVGRKDLVELAAMRLTAPGIGSKGGAMFNQSRLILQGFFMAPSIVFEALKGSILASRVFMDLGYKTTPRPDDIRTDIIQAIQLDAPERLVKFCKALQFNSPVNSHLTPIPCDVPGYDDEIVMAGGTFIEGSTIELSADGPLREPYVAYLQGGLNYAHVKLALKGILEQLDIHEPI